AAAACACTCTGAATGCATGGTGCTACTGGTTTGTTGGCATATCTGCAAGCACAGGAACGAAGTTATTTTCCAGCAACTGCCTCCCTCAACTTCTCGTATGAGGGCGTGTTTAGATCGGCAgtgtgtaaacgcaaaaaaaaaTTTTAAAgaaatcttaccaatttgaagtactaaatgaagtctatttataaaaatttttgcatggatgggttgtaaatcgcgagacgaatctaatgatgctaattaatccatgattaagcaataattagcggatggttactgtagcatcactgttgcaaaacatggattaagtaggctcattagattcgtctcgcgatttacagtccatccatgcaaaaagttttataaataaacttcatttagtatttcaaattagtaagattccttTAGCATCTTTGCGTTTACGGTTTTTTTGCGTTTTTACGCCGGGAACTAAACAGAGAACATGCGAACTTGTGGAAGTTCCGCCTGAAAATAGCTGATCGCCCCATCGCCGAGGCCTGGTGTCAAGCTCTGTGCTCAATGTAATACACCACTAGCACCCCCATGGAAAAAAATCATTCGGGTAAGTTTTTTGTTCAATGCTGAACTTGTAAGTTGTAAGCTTTGGCTCGAACATAGCCTTTATCAATGAATTCGGGTAGGGGATTCTCTCCCCTCCCGTTGACCGTCAAAAAAAATCATCTCAACCAATCGATGACACAGTATTTAGCATGCATTTTTGCTGTCCTTGACTGCAGCAGGGAGAAATAGGTAAAGCAGGCAAGCAAGCTTTCATCGTCCTTTCATCAATCATTGAGCTGCTGGACCTGACCAGAGTGTGTAATCGTCAGGAACACACTTGGTCCTGCTTGATTCCGCGAACAATAATGCAAGTACGTTTTTCACGTGAGATGGGTTATTTTAGAACATAATTCATTGTCATTTTTGGTAACTGAAACCGATCAACGCCCTCCCGTTATCTCGTCGCTTTCGAATCTATATAACGTGCTACATGGAACAAGGAACAGATCACCATGTATACTGTTGCGTAAACAAAAGGTTACGATGCTGTTTTTCGCTTATTCTTTGCTCTTTCTCATTTGGTCTTATCATGCTGTTACCTACAGTAAACTTGGCCCATTCTTGGACTTTTGTGCATTCATTCTTCTCCGCCGAAGGAGTGATTATGCTTATGCATGTGTTCTAACATGAAATTAGTAGCTACATGCATGTTTATCTGATGCGCTGCCCTCACAAAAGGTCTTGTCTAAACTTCAATCGCAACAAGCATGTCATGTGCAATGGTATTTGCCTCTTTGGTTCCTTGCGCAAACAATTTGCCTATTTGGCTATTTGCACAGCAATGGCCGGATTCTGAAGGTGCAGCAGTATTAGATACTGTAAGACAACATTAGTTGGTCATCAGTAGGGCTGCAAGTAGTGTCTATACAGCGCCACAACCTTTTGAAGCGATGCATGTATCTATTCATCAAAATGGGATAAGTCGATCAAGTGCCTTTCTTCATGGAAATCATCATGTTGTTAAGTCAGAATCATATAGACCACAAGAAATAGCTGGGTCTTAAATCAAGCAGCAGCGCCGACAGAGTTGCAGCATGCAAACTGAAGTTCAAGCAAGACTTTCCcatggttatatatatatatatatatatatatatatatatatatatatatatatatatatatatatatatatatatatattatctaCAAGTATAGGGGGAAAAGGTCTACTTCTTATTCCCAGAAATTATTGAACTTTTTTTACTTTGTTTCATAATGTAACCAGTTTACTTATTCTTTTCTCCAAAAGACACGTGCACTACTATCAGAAGATTCGATATATATAACTTGTTTTTATTTAGAAGAGTTGGTATAATTCTAAAACTTAAGATggcaatacatatatataaataaagaaGATATTTGAAACCACCGGTAGTAAGTACTACCTTCGTTCCAAATTTTAATTTGTTTGATTTTTCTGACCACAAGTTTGACCACTCGTCTTATTCAAAAATTTGTGCAAACATAGTCAAATTTAAGTCAATCTTGAagaacttttattaataaagcAAGCCACAACAAAAGAAGTGATATTTTGCATAAATTTTTAAATAAGACAAGTGGTCAAACTTGAGGTTAAAAAAGTTAAATGaattataatttggaacggagggagtaaccAGTGTGTTCTCACGTTACATTTTTTTTTGGTAGGTACATGTCACTCTTTTATCTGCACTTTTGAATGAATACTCTAGCCAGTACATGCACGGCAAAGACTGGCGTTTGCTTTGCTCGTTAGGGTTCTCCATCCTCGGTGAAATTAATGGTCGTCACTGTCCCGTATCCATCCATCTACCGCCACCATGCATGGTCGCCGCCGCTGTCACCAAATTCTCCCATGCATGCACGCTGACATGACACCGTGCAGTAATTTTGTTTCGGACTGAAACACaaaacttttttttttactCCACAGGCCGGTCCATCTGTGCATGGGCGGTGCGTGGCACACGTGACAGGCCCTTATCAAATTTTAAAAATTCTCTCGATAGCTAGCTATCATGGAGCAGTAACAAATAAAAAGCTAGGGCAAAAAGGTGTGGAGAAGAAACAAAACCCCGGATCGCGCGAGATTTTAACGCCACGGATTGACGGCGACAAAAGGCGATAAAAGTAGTCGTCCATGTGGCAAACGACGCTGCTGTCGAAACAACATCTAGTATCTGCAACAATATTTCAACAAGCCTAAAGCAACGCTGCTTGGTGGTGCTCTTCCTTCGCATCGATCTCCTTTTTGCGCcggctcgctcgctcgctcgctccaAAACTCTCTATAAAACAGCTGGAGGGGCCAAAGGAACCCGCCTTTTCCCAACTATTTTCCCCTTGTCATGACACACGAGAGACAACGATTTTCATCAAATTATTTTTTGCCAAGCACAGTACTAACCAAGACGCGCATATGCATACATACTCACCGCTATGAAAATACCTACGCAACCCTACGTACCTCTAGACCTTGAAATTAATAAAGCCTTACTGTCGACGAGCACGTCCCCTACCACTTAAAAGAATAATATGataaatattctgaaaaatatGAGCACTCATGTCGAGTCATGGAATTGAACCCACATGAGCCTCATTATCGACAAGCATGATGCCGCCTACCACTTAAAAGATTAACATCGATTAAATCCTAAAGCAGAAAAATACGAGCATTCGGGTGGATAGGTTCCACAGTGTGGAACATTACCAGCTGCGCTCAGCTCCCTCCATCCAAATGATTAACACACTGGAAAAAGTATTCTTATTTTTGTAATTAAAAAAGATGACGACCACACAGTTATTATTAACGTAGTGCAACACGCCAACACACACGAGCTAGCACTAGAAAGGAAATGATGTCACACCTCACTGCACTAGAAAACATAAAGCAGTTTAATTATAATAGTAGAAATTAAGCTATAGGTACAAATGATAGATAATAGTACATGTGTTCTCCTAGCTCTACCACTCTGTCCTTTTGTTGATGTCTTTTAGTTTCTCCTTGGTTTTCTATGAGCTCACAGATCGATGATCACCACACCTCGATCGAGCTCGATCACTTGGAGACACGAGCAACATCATCAGCATCAGCTCTGTCTCCCTAGAAATTATTCATTCACGTACGTGTACAGTGTACTGTGTACACACGTGCGTGCGAGCGTGCGATACGGCGGCCATGCACGGGAGCACGCACGAGCTAGCACACGCGAGGAGATGGAGTTAGTGGCGCGGCAATGCATGGATAGAAGCTGTGTTGTGTCTGGGCTGTCGATAGCTACTACACGTTGTTCATCGTCAAGTCCGCGTGCAACGACGACGACACCGACCGCGCAAGGCTCCAcaggtcgccgtcgccggcgacggtcgcgtgcgcggcggaggagaaggccgcggcggcggcggtgctgctggGATCATCGAAGAAGGCGGCCATGCTCTTGGAGGCGTCGGAGAGGCCGTTGAGCTCGTACGCGGCCAGCCGGTCCAGCGTGTCCCAGTCGGCGATCCCCGACGCGTCGGCGGCGCCGTACTCGCCAGGGCTCGggagcaggccgccgccgccggcgtgctCGAGGGGCGGGAGCTTCATGAACTTCCCGTAGAGGCTGCTGCCGTGGCACGCCGCCGTAGTTGTTGCGGccaggtggtggtggtggtggtggtgatccAGCAGCGCGGGCTTGGTGTCCTGGTGGTGCTTGTTGCTGCTGCAGGGCCTGCCGCCCATGTACTGGAGGATGTGGTCGAGCGCGTCGTCGCTGGCGGAGTGGTGGAGCATCTGCGCCTTGGCGTGGTCGCTGACCGTCACCGACGAGCAGTTGCTCGGGCTGCCCTCCATGGGCGCCGCCATCTTGGAGGCCGCCGCGTGGCCGCCTGTCGCcgaggcggcgccgccgccgccgctgctctggCCGTGGTGCAGGAGGTTCTTCTTCTTGAACACCCTGCAGATCACCCACCCCTCCTGCTCCTG
The genomic region above belongs to Panicum hallii strain FIL2 chromosome 4, PHallii_v3.1, whole genome shotgun sequence and contains:
- the LOC112888740 gene encoding NAC domain-containing protein 43-like gives rise to the protein MSISVNGQSVVPPGFRFHPTEEELLTYYLKKKVASERIDLDVIRDVDLNKLEPWDIQEKCRIGSGPQNDWYFFSHKDKKYPTGTRTNRATAAGFWKATGRDKAIYTSARRIGMRKTLVFYKGRAPHGQKSDWIMHEYRLDDAHPAAGGDDPYYPSQPPSSAIRGAAGDQATQEQEGWVICRVFKKKNLLHHGQSSGGGGAASATGGHAAASKMAAPMEGSPSNCSSVTVSDHAKAQMLHHSASDDALDHILQYMGGRPCSSNKHHQDTKPALLDHHHHHHHLAATTTAACHGSSLYGKFMKLPPLEHAGGGGLLPSPGEYGAADASGIADWDTLDRLAAYELNGLSDASKSMAAFFDDPSSTAAAAAFSSAAHATVAGDGDLWSLARSVSSSLHADLTMNNV